One genomic region from Nymphaea colorata isolate Beijing-Zhang1983 chromosome 12, ASM883128v2, whole genome shotgun sequence encodes:
- the LOC116265261 gene encoding uncharacterized protein LOC116265261, giving the protein MCGDFFCLGRGLRQGCSLLPLLFNLVAECFSTLFHYAAVVGFLTPHSLLYLQAFSTLQYVDDFLLFGTASHQQIVRTWFILRVFELISGLFNYSSKCHLSLIHEDPTTVFLTEACFGCKAAGLPMDYLSLQITLLPPAPSFWNGVEQKLADRLQYWQEKLFSLPGRITLAKHCLAFVLLHALVIFRPPEAVLKRFDKIIRKFTWNGVRLSDRLARWDMIALLHLLGGAEVTNLSRVFESSLCF; this is encoded by the coding sequence atgTGTGGCGATTTCTTTTGTCTCGGTCGTGGCCTCCGTCAAGGTTGTTCGTTATTgcctttgcttttcaacttagttGCCGAGTGCTTTTCTACTTTATTTCATTATGCtgcggtcgttggcttcctcacaccgCATTCACTTCTCTACTTACAggccttctccacccttcagtatgTTGACGACTTTCTCCTGTTTGGCACTGCTTCCCACCAACAAATTGTGAGAACTTGGTTCATCCTTcgggtttttgagctcatctcgggtcttttTAATTATTCCTCTAAATGTCACCTTTCCCTCATTCACGAGGATCCTACCACGGTATTTCTTacggaagcttgctttgggtgtaaggctgcTGGCCTACCTATGGACTACTTGAgtcttcagattacgttgtTGCCTCCTGCACCCTCCTTTTGGAAtggagtggagcagaagcttgCTGATCGCCTTCAGTATTGGCAGGAAAAGCTGTTTTCTCTCCCAGGTCGTATTACTCTTGCTAAGCACTGTCTTGCGTTTGTCCTCCTCCATGCTCTGGTGATCTTTCGACCTCCTGAGGCTGTTCTGAAAAGGTTTGACAAGATCATTCGTAAATTTACATGGAATGGTGTTCGGCTTTCGGATCGCCTTGCGCGTTGGGATATGATTGCCCTTCTGCatcttcttgggggtgctgaggttaccaaccttagtcgggttTTTGAATCTTCTCTGTGTTTTTGA